CGGTGTACCTGGCGGCCGTGCTGGAGTACCTGACGGCCGAGATCCTGGAGCTGGCGGGCAACGCGGCCCGCGACAACAAGAAGACACGAATCATCCCGCGCCACCTGCAGTTGGCCATCCGCAACGACGAGGAGCTCAACAAGCTGCTGGGCCGCGTGACCATCGCGCAGGGCGGCGTCCTGCCCAACATCCAGGCGGTGCTGCTGCCCAAGAAGACCGAGAGCCACCATAAGGCCAAGGGCAAGTGAGGCCCTCCTGGTCGTTAGTGCTACTTAACGGACACCAAAGGCTCTTTTCAGAGCCACCCACAACCCCAAAGAAAGAGCTGTACACTGAACCTGTCGCCAGGTGCTGGCCAGGGCTGGGAATCCCGATTCCTTCCATGGGTTCGAGCATCTGCGCCTGGGGCGTTCCCGGCTGAGGCCAACGGCTTCCATCTGCGGTTGGTTGGCCTGGGCTTGGTTTGGAGGCTCTGGCGGTTTGTCCCCACCACTGCCCCGTGTTAGGCACTCGGTTTCCGTTAAGGTTCGTGTTTAAGGAAATGCTTGGCATAAGGCTCTCATAGGCAAGTGCTGGTGTTTCTACTGAAACGGAGCGAATTGAAACGCTTACAGTTACACCCGAGACATTCGAGTTAGGATCTAGCCAGGTTTAGATTTCCAAAAGTGTCTGAGGGGAGGTATTTCAAATTTACTTGTtcatagacgtgtgtgtgtgatgacaacTCAAAGTTTCCTGGTTTCTTTTGTGGGAGACACGGAGCGACTCAGCAGTGCTGCCCCACCTGCTTACAGTGGTAGATTACAGATGGGCATGGTCCTGCAGGCGTTTGGAATTGACCAAACAATCGGAAGCACTTAAGTAGCTTAATCTTGAGGAACAAAATAATTGGTCGGTTTTGGTAAAACTATGTTTGAGTACAGCAATGTTTTCTAATAAATTTAAAGGAAAGCATTATTAGCGTCATATTAAGTAAAATATGAGTTTTTAGAGAGAATTGTGCCTTCCACAGGCAGTATAAAGAATGGCTGGAGAGTTCCAGATCAAATAAACGGGAACAGGCACATTAATCACTACCAGTGGGAAAGGGAGAGTTGAGGGGATTAAATGAGTTATAGTACTTAAAAACGCCAGAGTCAGAAGTGTGTCCCCTTTCTTGTTAACTATGCtatcctctttttaaattttaacaatacAGGGCAGCAAGACAATTATGTAATtattacataaattatatatacccTATCAAAACTGGGTCTATTCAAGCCTGGGCTCCTCAGACACCATCTGTAATTACAAATCTATTTATAAAATATCAACGTCTTAAAAAGCTATTTGCCAAAGAATAAGCAATTTCCTTAACTGTAAGTCTCGAACACGAAATAGACACAAAAACTGCATAAAGATTATACAGTCTGCTAATGAGTGTCCTCAGTAAAACAAGTCCAAGGGTTGGACCTCAAGATCTCCCCCGTTTAGCTTTAGTTTGTATGTATTCATAGATCCGTGTAGTTCCTTAATCTCTTGAGTGGCAATTCAACTCTTTAGGAGTTGGGTGGAACTATTTAATGGTGTTGGGAGGCACTGTGGAAGGAGATGTACTGGAATAGCTTCTCATCTACCTCTAAGGCTCCTGTCAAATGGACAACCACCACCCAAAAGGAATATTTAATTTTCCATTAGGTAAAAGGTAATACAAAGATGTAGCTTGTCTACCTCTCAGGGTTATGTTGCCAGTGAATAACTAAAGAGCACACATTCTGAATGTGTCTACAATATTACAGAAAGCTGCACTGAAACAGTTCTGACCTACGATCTGGTCATCTGGATTACCATTTCCAGAATGTGAAGTGCCTGCCAGTAGCAGCTACCTTGAGAGAAGTTCACTGGATTAAGCACCACATAGCCCATGCCTAGGTATGTgcccaataaaatgaaaatacacatCTAACAGAAGCTACACAGATGCAGTAACAGTATCATTTATACAATCTAAAGAGGGAACCCAACtattcatcagctgatgaataGATTCACAAAACTGGTTTGTCCTCATAATGGACGATTAGTCAATGAAAGAGAATGAAGCGCTGATTCATGCACAACGTGAATGAATCTTGATGTCCAGAACAGGCACGATCAAACAATAGCTGCAGGAGATGAAAGGGGAGAGAATAAGAGTACAGAACTTCCTTGTGTGGCCATGGAAGAAGACACAGGTGATGCTCACAACATACGAAATGTGCTAAATGTCCCAAAACTGCTCACGCAGAAATGGTTCATCATATCTTGTAAATCTCACCTAAGTTTTAAGAAACTTGGAGTGTGTACCAAATAAGAGGgcagaggggggctggagagatggcgcagtgagTAAAAAGTTTGCTCtgtgagcatgaagacctggattcgatgcccagaacccatgcaatGCAGGGCCAGGTTAGCGCTTGACTAGTTCCAGTGCCTCTAAAGAAACAGGAGATGCcctggaagctcacaggccagctagcctggtgtacacaacAGCTAACAAATCGACCCTGCCTCTGGGGGAAACTAGAGAACAATACCTGAGatggtcctcagacctccacacatgaggCACATGTTTgcctgcactcatacacatacatacatacattcatacacgcacatgtgcgcgcgcgcgcacgcacgcacgcgcgcgcgcgcgcgcgcgcacacacacacacacacacacacggatgggAGAGGGGGACAGAAAGACTGGTGTGTTTCagtgcttgctttctttttttttttttttttttttttttttttttttttttttttttttggtttttcgagacagggtttctctgcgtagctttgcgcctttcctggagctcacttggtagcccaggctggcctcgaactcacagagatccgcctggctctgcctcccgagtgctgggattaaaggcgtgcgccaccaccgcccggctagtgcTTGCTTTCTAGAATAACACTGGCTCACCTCAGGTAAAAGGAAGTTGAACTCAGATACCACAGCTGCCGTCATCAGAGACCACGTGGAAAGGCAGTTATGGGCTCAGTCCTGATACAGCAGCAGCTCTGAGCAAGCCTTGGCAGTTCACCTTGTCAGGTTCTGCCCACAGGCATGTTGTGTGGGAGCACGGAGGTCTTTTCCTGGACCACTGTATCTCTAAACACATGCCTGTATTAGAATTCTTTCAGCCACTCTGCATGTGTCCCTATGCACTGCTGTTTACTGAAGACAAGAAAAAGAGATCCAGGGTTCCAGAAGAATGCAGCTTGAGCCAACCTCGGAGATCTCTCCAGGGTTTGCTGTATGCGGGAGCTCCCCACCTAGCCCTGTAGCATCCTCTGTTCCTCTTCCGGGTGTAGGTCTTTCCTCCAGCCCCTGTCCCACATTTAGTCTCTACTCCGTGGGACCATTTCTTGCGTGTTCATCCATATGTCCAATAATCTTCtacatcaaaaaattaaaaatagacctAGTATATGGTACATCTCCCCAACTCCTGGGCATCtgtccaaaggaaatgaaatcagtatgtGGAAGAGACTTATGCACTGAAATGCGCACTGTGGCACTGTCAGCAGCTAAGACATGGAACTAACCTAAATGTCCACGAAGGAGcaaatgtatctttaaaatgtggtatacacacaGATCAAATACTACATAAGcttaaaaacagtttcatttgttATCATGTGGATGAACCTAGAGCACATTTCAGTATCCCTTGACATCCACAGGTGATTGGTTCCATGCCCCCCTCCCCAAGGCTGATACCAAAATCTATGGGTGCCCAGGATCCTTATATACAAAGCCATAGTACCTGCTTATAACCTATAAATGTCTTCAGAGTAAATTATGCCAACCTAACTCGTAGTACATAATGCAACATAAGTGTAGGGTAGTTGTGCTATGTTGATTAAGAATCattatcgccgggcggtggtggcgcacgcctttaatcccagcactcgggaggcagagccaggcggatcgctgtgagttcgaggccagcctgggctaccaagtgagctccaggaaaggcgcaaaactacacagagaaaccctgtctcgaaaaaaccaaaaaaaaaaaaaaaaaaaaaaaaaaaaaagaatcattatcaAAAGCTCCAAGCATGTTCAGTAGAGACGACTCAAGAGAGGGAAGCTGGAGAGTCAGGAAAGGTCACCTGGAGAACCAGCAGGGGTCAGCTGGGAAGTCATCCAAGCTTCTCTAGCAGGCTAATGGCTGAGTCCAAGGACCACAGAGGCTGCAGGTTTCCATACTGTTCCTCAAACTATGCTCTGGGGTTCATAAGTGCCAGGCCAGTTGGACTCGGGCTGTGTAGACAGCTCTTCTTATCACCCAAAACCATTGTGTCCACACGCCCACACCTCTTCCCCAAGCTGCATGCTCACAGCACCTGCTTGATAGTCCCACCTGCTAAATAAAGGCAGCCCAGCCTCACCAGTGTCAAGATCACACGAAGTTTTCCTCACCCTGTAAACAGATCCAACACACACTGGTGATCCAACTCAGACAAAATATGCCTGTTTTGAGTATGCGTGAATTGCTAtgacaaaaatacacacacacacacacagaagtgagaTAATTGGATCAATTAAGTTAAAatgcaacctacagaatggggaatAGTATTTTCTACTCATACATTTGATCAgagattaatatccaaaatagcAAAGCTCTACGATTCAATAACAACTCAAATTTTAAATAGGCAAAGGACCCAAATAGGAATTTCTGTAAAGACACATGATCGTTGATATCACTACCATCACTGAGCAATCAGACAACAGTGAGGAATCGCCTCATTCCTGTTAGTCTGGCtgtcatacatatgtacatatgtatgcatgtacgtatgtatgcatgtatgtatgtatgtatgtatgtatgtatacgcCTCCTCTCCCTTCCAGGACTCTCATCCGCTTATAGTCCTTTATATTGCCCTATTCTACTAGGAGATAACTCTGCAGTGTTGTGGCCAGCTCACCACCTCGCAGTTTACTGTCCTCAACTAGCTGACATGGACATGGAAGGGGGCAGAGAGGCACATCTGTGTCTACGTTCACATCCACGTGTTGAGTATGTCCTGCACATAGTGTTGGATAGGTATTTGACaaagttaatttaaaacaaaGGACTCCTTCCCAGTCTAGTCAGTGAtgtagagaaggaaagaaattggGTTCCCATAGCAAGCTAAATGGAGATGAGAGGGTAGCAGTGTCCCAGCGCCGAGCTCCCGCCCCCGTGTTCCACCTTCCACCCCTAACTCTGCAAGCTAAACCTCCATTTGATCCTTTCCCACAAGGCCATGGGTGCGGCTTGGGTTCTGCTTGGGAGCAATTTGACAGGAAAAGGAAACTACGGGCCCTAGAAAGCTCCTTGCCAGATATTAAGATGCTGCTCTGCAGTTAAAGCAGCCTTGCACAGCAGGACTTCCCTCTGGGTAGCTCAGCTCAGACTTGTTGGAATGGAAAAACAGATTTAAGATTAAGGCCGTGGGGCTGGTGGGTGCAGCGCCCAGCTTGGGAACCACCACAGTGACAGCTGCATAGAGTTTGGCCTTCGGGAGGTCTGGGTGCCGGTGTGTAGGAATGTGTGCGCCAGGGCTCAGGGAAGGTGTCCGGCAGCTTCTGGCGGGCGCCTTGGCTCTGGGTGCTGGAAAAGCGACGCGCTTTGCACGCTTAGGCTCCCGAGCCTGGCCTTGCTCAAGGGCGTTTTCCGATTGGTCAGTCCGAAAGCCCCGGCTGATCGCATTGGCTGCCTGAGAAGCGGCCCCCTGGAGGATGCTCCGCGGCTTCCCGGATTCTAACACAGCTCCTCTCTGGCGCCCTCGGGATTTCAAAAACTGTATGTCGCTGATGTCTCACAAGGTCGTGTATTCCCAGAGGCAAGAGCTGCGGTTTGTCTTTCTGAAAGTGAAGCCATTTTCTCCATGTCACTATGAACATAAACTGGGACCGGAGAGTGGTGTCCCGGTTGCTGGGCGCCACCAATGGATGACCACCAACGTCCTCGTGGTGCAGCGCCAACCCGCGGCCGCACCCCGGAACACCAGGctcttccttccctgctctgGCATTGACTCTGTGTTTAAACTCTGTTTAAACTACCATACATGTTTAGAAACAAAGCACCGTGACTGTCACTgcgttcctttttttttttttttttttgttttgttttttaaccaaatCCGTAAAAATGCAACAGTTTGATTTATCTTTTTCTAGACTCAGATTAGAGCTATGTGGACTACATTTTTATACTCTGACATGGTCTAATTATCATTTCTTgatgcccagattgtgacattGTGGCCTGTGGAAGACCATAAGCCTAGCCCATCcttgaaagtattttcttcagaaagcatttttttttccagatccaaatgtgttttattttgtttgaaaaagGGTCTTTTCAACGTAGCCTAAGCTAGCCTCAAAATTGTTATCCCGATTCAGGCCCTGAGTGATGAAATTGTaagcatggaccaccatgccctgctgtaCCTAGGTATTggagtaatttctttctttcctctttgattTATTAGCATACATTAACTGTGCATAgtaatggttttcattttcataatttcatacatgtatataatgttcttTGTTCACACCAGctcttccctttttcctcctccctctggtCGCCTTCCATCATaaatacacccccacccccaactttcaCATCTGTAAAAATTACCCAGCTTCCACGTGCTAGAGAACCCATGCGATGCCTTTCTTTCTGGATCTGACTTATTGGACTTAACATAATGATCCTGAGTTCTATCCATTTTTCCAGCaaataacaatttatttttcctttttctcatttctctattttttcctatttctcccctcccctttttaaatactatctcactatgtagctctgactagcCTCAaccacacagagatccagctggaatTAAATGTGCGGACCACCACACCAGCCATATTTCGTTGTTACTGGCAGAATACAGTATTCCGTTGAGTAGCTATACCAGGTATTCTTTAACCAGATAGGTTAGGTTTTCTTAACTACTTGGCCTACGGGGCAAAGGTTAGTGCTATGGCCTGCATGTGTCCCCAAATTCACGCACTGAAACGCCATCACCAGTGTAGAACAGGAGCAATAAACAGTGGGGCCCTAAAGAGGCAATTAGTCGGGTGAGAGTCCTTAAGAAAGGTCTCGAGGTATAGGTTCCCACTCTTCAAATAAAGGTACTAGAAGCTGCTAGCTACGGCCACCACCAGACATCAAATCTATCTGCCTGTGCCTTGGCTTTGCCTTTCCCAGCCCTCAGAATTGTGAGAAATGGGTCTCTGATGTTATAAACTACCCAGTCCACATAATTTAGTAACTTGTGATCATATGTGTAATTAAAATTtactatgttttttgttttggcccATAGACCTGGATTATAATTaccagaaccttttttttttaaactaagcaACAAAAACCATAAGTGCATGTTTTATTAAGGTATTTGGTCATTTTTCCTTGATTCTTGAAGCAACTTTCGATCAGATTCAGAACTAGTCTTTTGTATGTTAGGGTACTTTAGGCCTCAGAAAGGaagttctctctcttccccttttccttccctgttCCCCCTCATgctccccctttttattttttgttttttaaactaatcCTTTCCCTTCTATAGGCATAGGAACTGAGATCTCTTTCTCAAGGCAGGTCACAGGACCTAAGAATACCCTCTAATCCTCCCCTGCTTTTCTGCCTTAGAGCCGGCCATACAGACATTCTCAACATTTGATGATCACAGTTTCAGTGGAGTGTCTGCGCCACAGAGAGACCAAGAGGAATTTGAAGCGACAGGTCTGGCCAGGCTCAGCCAGTACATCCACTTTGGATCATAACCTTTGTGTTCTAACAGTTGTGTATGCTTTAATCATGGCTATGCAACGAGGGCTCCATAAAAACCCAAAGACTGTTTTGGGAGCTGCTGGACAGAGGTTTGGTGTAATGTCCCCAAGGTGAAGAACTCTCACACCAGGAGGGAAGTGCCAGGTGTGGCACCACAGGGATAGAAACTCCTGTGCAAGCTGGGGGGTGGGCGGGGCGGTggcaggtggcagtggtggcacacgcctttaatcccagtactaggaaggcagaggcaggcagatctctgtgaattcaaggccagcctgatctgcaaagcgagttccaggaaaggcgcactCTCCGGTCCCAGTTTATGTTTATAGTGACATGGAGAAAATGGCTTCACTTTCAGAAAGACAAACCGCAGCTCTTGCCTCTGGGAATACACGACCTTGTGAGACATCAGCGACATACAGTTTTTGAAATCCTGAGGGCGCCAGGGAGGAGCTGTGTTAGAATCCAGGAAGCCGCGGAGCATCCTCCAGGGGGCCGCTTCTCAGGCAGCCAATGCGATCAGCCGGAGCTTTCGGACTGACCAATCGGAAAACGCCCTTGAGCAAGGCCAGGCTCGGGAGCCTAAGCGTGCAAAGCGCGTCGCTTTTCCAGCACCCAGAGCCAAGGCGCCCACCAGAAGCTGCCGGACACCTTCCCTGAGTGGTGTTTTCAATGAAAAtggtcccccacaggctcatagggagtagcattatttgaaaggattaggacatgtggccttgttgggagaagtgtgtcactggggggtgggctttgaggtttcagatgctcaagccaggcccggtgtctctcttcctgctgcctgtggatccagatgtagacctctcgctcctcccccagcaccacgtctgcctgcttACCACCATGACATTAATGGACAAAACCCTTGTATctttaagccagccccaatgaaatgttttccatcGTAAgagtggctctgtggttaagagcacttgctgttctagAGGACTAGGTTACTTCCTGCCCCatgccaggtggctcacaaaatTGTGCACATAAACCCaggcaggcacacatacaaatcaataaataaatcttttaaaattaataaaacttctCTAACATTACTAAAATGATTTTTGCTG
This Peromyscus maniculatus bairdii isolate BWxNUB_F1_BW_parent chromosome 8, HU_Pman_BW_mat_3.1, whole genome shotgun sequence DNA region includes the following protein-coding sequences:
- the H2ac25 gene encoding histone H2A type 3 yields the protein MSGRGKQGGKARAKAKSRSSRAGLQFPVGRVHRLLRKGNYSERVGAGAPVYLAAVLEYLTAEILELAGNAARDNKKTRIIPRHLQLAIRNDEELNKLLGRVTIAQGGVLPNIQAVLLPKKTESHHKAKGK